In Sphaeramia orbicularis chromosome 12, fSphaOr1.1, whole genome shotgun sequence, the following proteins share a genomic window:
- the ark2n gene encoding protein ARK2N isoform X3 translates to MKMADSEKAEEFVDAECPPECLAEAQSTTASVQGEHDEHLKTETTTSTSSPPREKEGDSPLHTEGEQSLLSMPCLMKELRRDSPESQHASTGSDKPVTRRAYESDSSNPCMLSPSSSGHLADSDTLSSGEEMAAPPAAGEEDNMEAAPDSGQTTGKQTSAAATGGRKSRRSRSESEMPPNAMAAKKNRCQPTVVAAGGQEKQTNGKVGKVKGHRSQKHKERIRLLRQKREAAARKKYNLLQDSSTSDSELTCDSSTSSSEDEDDDTSGGSKTIKTDIPGHVEAELSHKEGSQHKGQINIASSDSEVEIVGVQEKARCAHPCGGVIKSLSSWKENSVEQLNSTNQPQLWTTVSPQPNWVSPPEVVDLTLDEDTGHKYLL, encoded by the exons ATGAAGATGGCTGATTCAGAGAAGGCAGAGGAATTTGTGGATGCAGAGTGTCCCCCAGAGTGCCTTGCAGAAGCACAGTCAACCACTGCATCAGTTCAGGGAGAGCATGATGAGCACTTAAAGACAGAGACCACCACCAGTACCAGCTCACCACCAAGGGAAAAGGAGGGAGATAGCCCCTTGCATACAGAGGGTGAGCAGAGCCTCCTCTCCATGCCATGCTTGATGAAGGAGCTTCGGCGAGACTCCCCAGAGTCCCAGCATGCCTCTACAGGAAGTGACAAGCCTGTTACTCGTCGCGCCTATGAGAGTGACTCCTCTAACCCATGCATGCTGTCCCCCTCATCCAGTGGTCACCTTGCTGACTCGGACACACTCTCTTCAGGGGAAGAGATGGCTGCTCCTCCTGCAGCAGGAGAAGAGGACAACATGGAAGCTGCCCCTGATTCTGGACAGAcaacaggaaagcaaacatctgCCGCAGCTACAGGAGGAAGAAAGTCTCGGCGGTCGCGTTCAGAGAGCGAGATGCCTCCTAATGCAATGGCTGCAAAGAAAAACCGCTGCCAGCCAACTGTTGTGGCAGCAGGAGggcaggaaaaacaaacaaatggcaAAGTGGGAAAAGTGAAAGGTCACCGGAGCCAGAAACACAAGGAGAGGATTCGTTTGCTGAGGCAAAAACGTGAGGCAGCAGCCCGGAAGAAGTATAACCTGCTGCAGGACAGCAGTACGAGTGACAGCGAGCTCACATGTGACTCCAGCACCAGCTCCtctgaagatgaggatgatgatacTTCAGGAGGTAGCAAGACAATCAAGACAGATATTCCAG GCCACGTGGAGGCAGAACTGTCGCACAAGGAAGGTTCTCAACACAAGGGCCAGATTAACATCGCCTCCTCCGACAGTGAGGTGGAAATTGTTGGAGTGCAGGAGAAAGCACG ATGTGCCCACCCGTGTGGAGGGGTGATAAAGAGCTTGTCCTCATGGAAGGAGAATTCAGTGGAGCAgttaaacagcacaaatcagcCACAGCTCTGGACTACTGTTTCCCCTCAGCCCAACTGGGTGTCCCCTCCTGAAGTGGTGGACCTCACACTGGACGAGGACACCGGACACAAATACCTACTTTAA
- the ark2n gene encoding protein ARK2N isoform X1, translated as MKMADSEKAEEFVDAECPPECLAEAQSTTASVQGEHDEHLKTETTTSTSSPPREKEGDSPLHTEGEQSLLSMPCLMKELRRDSPESQHASTGSDKPVTRRAYESDSSNPCMLSPSSSGHLADSDTLSSGEEMAAPPAAGEEDNMEAAPDSGQTTGKQTSAAATGGRKSRRSRSESEMPPNAMAAKKNRCQPTVVAAGGQEKQTNGKVGKVKGHRSQKHKERIRLLRQKREAAARKKYNLLQDSSTSDSELTCDSSTSSSEDEDDDTSGGSKTIKTDIPDGPPVVGHYDISDTDSNQESMSVETVRPSVIKHELKTHRGQDMAAHSGCIRALSSLSGHVEAELSHKEGSQHKGQINIASSDSEVEIVGVQEKARCAHPCGGVIKSLSSWKENSVEQLNSTNQPQLWTTVSPQPNWVSPPEVVDLTLDEDTGHKYLL; from the exons ATGAAGATGGCTGATTCAGAGAAGGCAGAGGAATTTGTGGATGCAGAGTGTCCCCCAGAGTGCCTTGCAGAAGCACAGTCAACCACTGCATCAGTTCAGGGAGAGCATGATGAGCACTTAAAGACAGAGACCACCACCAGTACCAGCTCACCACCAAGGGAAAAGGAGGGAGATAGCCCCTTGCATACAGAGGGTGAGCAGAGCCTCCTCTCCATGCCATGCTTGATGAAGGAGCTTCGGCGAGACTCCCCAGAGTCCCAGCATGCCTCTACAGGAAGTGACAAGCCTGTTACTCGTCGCGCCTATGAGAGTGACTCCTCTAACCCATGCATGCTGTCCCCCTCATCCAGTGGTCACCTTGCTGACTCGGACACACTCTCTTCAGGGGAAGAGATGGCTGCTCCTCCTGCAGCAGGAGAAGAGGACAACATGGAAGCTGCCCCTGATTCTGGACAGAcaacaggaaagcaaacatctgCCGCAGCTACAGGAGGAAGAAAGTCTCGGCGGTCGCGTTCAGAGAGCGAGATGCCTCCTAATGCAATGGCTGCAAAGAAAAACCGCTGCCAGCCAACTGTTGTGGCAGCAGGAGggcaggaaaaacaaacaaatggcaAAGTGGGAAAAGTGAAAGGTCACCGGAGCCAGAAACACAAGGAGAGGATTCGTTTGCTGAGGCAAAAACGTGAGGCAGCAGCCCGGAAGAAGTATAACCTGCTGCAGGACAGCAGTACGAGTGACAGCGAGCTCACATGTGACTCCAGCACCAGCTCCtctgaagatgaggatgatgatacTTCAGGAGGTAGCAAGACAATCAAGACAGATATTCCAG ACGGGCCTCCAGTAGTGGGTCACTATGATATTTCAGACACTGATTCTAACCAGGAGAGTATGAGTGTGGAGACAGTCCGGCCCAGCGTGATAAAGCATGAGCTAAAAACACACAGAGGCCAGGATATGGCAGCTCACTCTGGGTGTATAAGAGCTCTGAGCTCTCTCTCAG GCCACGTGGAGGCAGAACTGTCGCACAAGGAAGGTTCTCAACACAAGGGCCAGATTAACATCGCCTCCTCCGACAGTGAGGTGGAAATTGTTGGAGTGCAGGAGAAAGCACG ATGTGCCCACCCGTGTGGAGGGGTGATAAAGAGCTTGTCCTCATGGAAGGAGAATTCAGTGGAGCAgttaaacagcacaaatcagcCACAGCTCTGGACTACTGTTTCCCCTCAGCCCAACTGGGTGTCCCCTCCTGAAGTGGTGGACCTCACACTGGACGAGGACACCGGACACAAATACCTACTTTAA
- the ark2n gene encoding protein ARK2N isoform X2 yields the protein MKMADSEKAEEFVDAECPPECLAEAQSTTASVQGEHDEHLKTETTTSTSSPPREKEGDSPLHTEGEQSLLSMPCLMKELRRDSPESQHASTGSDKPVTRRAYESDSSNPCMLSPSSSGHLADSDTLSSGEEMAAPPAAGEEDNMEAAPDSGQTTGKQTSAAATGGRKSRRSRSESEMPPNAMAAKKNRCQPTVVAAGGQEKQTNGKVGKVKGHRSQKHKERIRLLRQKREAAARKKYNLLQDSSTSDSELTCDSSTSSSEDEDDDTSGGSKTIKTDIPAGFRRASERSRVGAQIHGLLDSGSWDRNGIGSVLEEAMTRFAVMQRQTEERFRIWMEKLAHLDSDNDSSKRSSDALEGQHHSQGARPSPPSSFLPSSESAETMAAYMLARENNSLTPTPINNNNILPEVVTQNGNLGGPDPGLLNV from the exons ATGAAGATGGCTGATTCAGAGAAGGCAGAGGAATTTGTGGATGCAGAGTGTCCCCCAGAGTGCCTTGCAGAAGCACAGTCAACCACTGCATCAGTTCAGGGAGAGCATGATGAGCACTTAAAGACAGAGACCACCACCAGTACCAGCTCACCACCAAGGGAAAAGGAGGGAGATAGCCCCTTGCATACAGAGGGTGAGCAGAGCCTCCTCTCCATGCCATGCTTGATGAAGGAGCTTCGGCGAGACTCCCCAGAGTCCCAGCATGCCTCTACAGGAAGTGACAAGCCTGTTACTCGTCGCGCCTATGAGAGTGACTCCTCTAACCCATGCATGCTGTCCCCCTCATCCAGTGGTCACCTTGCTGACTCGGACACACTCTCTTCAGGGGAAGAGATGGCTGCTCCTCCTGCAGCAGGAGAAGAGGACAACATGGAAGCTGCCCCTGATTCTGGACAGAcaacaggaaagcaaacatctgCCGCAGCTACAGGAGGAAGAAAGTCTCGGCGGTCGCGTTCAGAGAGCGAGATGCCTCCTAATGCAATGGCTGCAAAGAAAAACCGCTGCCAGCCAACTGTTGTGGCAGCAGGAGggcaggaaaaacaaacaaatggcaAAGTGGGAAAAGTGAAAGGTCACCGGAGCCAGAAACACAAGGAGAGGATTCGTTTGCTGAGGCAAAAACGTGAGGCAGCAGCCCGGAAGAAGTATAACCTGCTGCAGGACAGCAGTACGAGTGACAGCGAGCTCACATGTGACTCCAGCACCAGCTCCtctgaagatgaggatgatgatacTTCAGGAGGTAGCAAGACAATCAAGACAGATATTCCAG CTGGCTTCAGACGTGCATCGGAGAGATCCAGAGTGGGTGCCCAGATTCATGGGCTGCTGGACAGCGGTTCGTGGGACAGGAACGGCATCGGCAGCGTTCTGGAGGAGGCCATGACACGCTTTGCTGTGATGCAGCGCCAGACTGAGGAGCGCTTTCGCATCTGGATGGAAAAGCTTGCACACCTCGACTCCGACAACGACTCGTCAAAACGGTCAAGTGATGCCCTAGAAGGGCAGCATCACTCCCAGGGGGCACGCCCTTCTCCTCCGAGTTCTTTTCTGCCATCGTCTGAGTCTGCAGAGACTATGGCTGCCTACATGTTGGCACGAGAGAACAACAGTCTGACTCCTACcccaataaacaacaacaacatcctaCCTGAAGTGGTGACTCAGAATGGAAATCTAGGTGGTCCAGACCCTGGACTCTTGAATGTTTAG